GCTATATTTTGTGCAAATATTGGTAATGACTTCTTGAATCTTCCAGCAGATAATATGAAGCTTTTGATTCGTTTGACCCATCAGTGAAGAATTTAGCAAGTTCCAAACCTGAAAAGAGTTCCTCCTTTGAATCCTTTGAAATTGTGAATGTAATACACGGTCTCCATCTTTGGAAAGAGCGTCTTAGAAAGTGCAGCAAGCTTTGGATAAAAGAATGATGGATAATCTTAGTTCATTTCAAGGATCACTATGATCTGAGAATTGAATATGTACTTGAAGAAGATTGTTGTTAGAAATAGTAAAGGAAAATCACCTCCTTAACTCTTTTATATTGCACAACTATATGTGTATTCggagttttaaaaaaaaacctttctattttcaaaaggatTTAGTGGCCAGAGAAATGTTTCAATGGTCCTATTTTCTCCCTCTCCACCTCCCCTGCCTTAAAGGATACACCCTGATCTGATGCGGTCAAGTTCCCCATTGAATATAATCAGTTTCCGGATCGTATTTGCAACAGCTTCATTATAAAGCTCTTCCACCACAAGCATCTCTGGATTGCAAAAGAAGTGGCAATGAGACAAGTTATAGCGTACAAGAGTATtgtaaacaagaaaacatgGACTCTAAGCTTACCGTTGACATTAAAATATGGATAGGCAACTAGGAAGAGTTCATCTCCTTGCTTCACACGGTCAGCCATTTTAACTTTTGAGACAAATCCAAAATCCTCAAACAGAGAAGGTTTCGTCAGATAGTCCAACTTAAATGAAGCTCCTCCAAAAGCTAAATTTCTTGCAAATTTAACCTCATTAGCCTCTGGAAAAAACTGAAAAGTTTTGATGGAAAATTTATTAGTGTAAATTCCATTATAGAATAGAAGAAATCTGATCGAGTAGCCCTGTAAATATTgaataatgatatcaaaatatcagTCAATCTGGAAGGGAATCCCCAATTCATGAGGCTCCCTGCTTTGTTAGGGTTGGGGGAGGGTCATACTTTTATGTAGCCCTACCATTGCTTTGCAAAGAGGAtatttccacaacttgaactAGTAACCTCCTAGTTAGAAATGAGCAACCTTACCATTCTACAATTCttcaaaacaagaagaaaaatcttgctaattttgaaaatgatatagGACATGCAACAATAAAACAGCTTTTCAATCCTTGTAAAATCCTCTGGCTCCATCAAAACTTAGGTCCACaggaaaactcaaaatcacTAATGATACGAGCCATTCATTCAAAGCCAACGCATTAAGGCCTTTCAACATGCAATGGAAAAAGCTTACTAGATTTTTACCCCTAAAACTCATGATGCCTGAGTAGCTGGAATTCTGGAAAAATCATTGATTTGCTTGTTATAAGATTACAAGCAAAAACAGTGTTCCCtacaaattaacaaaataggCATATTTACAATTAAAATCGTTCTTTCAATCCTTATAGGTAGAAACTAAGAAAATGTTCCAAACCATGGAGACATACTATTCTGGTCCGCGTAGCTTTTTCTGGACTGATGAGGAGGTCGCAGAACTCACGAATCAATTGCATACTTCCAGTCATTTCTATACCACCTTCACCATCACCTATACCAACATTATGTAGAAAAAGGGACCACACAAGTCAAGGGAATATCTGCCAGGACATTAATGagcaaggaaaaaaataaagaaaacaataaaccaagccttgatcccactatgtgggagctacatgaattctagcttgccatTCATTTCTTTCTATGGCCTTTACAAATAATATCATACATTGATGTCCcccaccaagtttttttttGGTCCTCCTTTACCTCTTTTGCTAGATGCTCAACACTTTGCTCACAAGAGGCTCTAGATCTTCTTCTTACATGACTAAATCATCTTAGGATCATGATATTTGTATATCATTTATatacaccttgggctacacaaggcacataaatgacataaataccCCTCGTCTCATCACCTTGTGTGAGGGCATTTTAGACATTGGTACATcattatgtagcccaagatgtacacaatgatgtaccaatagcattttccatcaTCTTATTCATGTCTttcaaaaaggaaaacaaaaaaggaaaattgaggaaaagaCAGCATGATACAAAGATATAACCTGGTACAGATTCGAGTCCAGCAGTTGGGAATTCAATCTCCTGTGACCAAGACTGGTTGGTCAGAACATCAATCAATTTCTAGATATGATGCGTAATTCTTTCTTCAACATTCCAAAAGGGGAAAAGAAGGTAAAGGAAGGGAGTTGAGAAGGGATAACAAAAAACACTGAACTTACCATCAGCTGTTTGTTATCCTTCAAAGCCAATTCAGTTGCTCCTTTAGCCTGTCAAGAGttacaattcaaaatttatcaaatattagaAAAGCAATGGTTCCAAATGATATGTTTGATTCTCCTAAGAGGTTAACCTCTGTCCAagtcaaaagaaagaaagaaagaaagttgaAGTAAAAggaacaggaaaaaaaaaatagatagtaAAAGAGAAACATGATAATGAATCCAATAGAAAGAATGAGATATAACGAAGAAACTAGAAAAATGAGGAGATATCATAAACTAATTTCAATAACTAGAATTTATCTCCTTTTTTAGGGCTTATTTGTGatcataattcataaatcaGCAGAAAATGCCCCAGCTAGGAGCCCAGGAGGTTTCTCCTAAAAAACATTTGACACTAAAGTTGCTAaacaatttttttccttttacattGCCTTTCAAATAGAAAGGGTCTGGAAAATGAATAAAGAATGCAGGCTCAATAGATGATAATGTATCCAGGCATCCAGTTAATAATCCATACATCATTGTTTTAGTAAAATGTCGAAGGTTACAGGATTAGGAATATAGGATCCGGCTATGATTAGATTCTGACAAAAAACATAGCATCCATGATTCTCTAAAAAAGGCTTTTGATTCAACTCCAATGTTGGCTCAAATTACTTGGAAGAGCTTGATTGATTCAAATCTCAAGTTTACTGATGAACTAATGGTCAAATAAATATCTTCCTTCTCGAACCTCAAAATGTTTGATGCAGGAACTTGTAACTGAAGCATTAAATGaacaaataatgagaaaaaagaagaaatggtgaCAGAAACACAGTAAAAACTCACTTGTTCAAGAAGTTCAGAGTAATCACCGGGAAACGGAACATCAAACCCGACGGAAGCATCGCTATTTCCGGAAACTGAATTTGTCGCAATATCAAGATTTCTGGATACGTTCAATGCTACGCTTTTTCTGCTAGCTAAATTCACACCCTTGTCAATATTGAAGCTTCTACAATTACAACCCTGAAAGCGAATCAATCAATTCAGTCGATGAAAGATTGCACAATGAGGaaacaaattcaatcaaaattgCATTTCGCCAGAAACAAGGCAGCTAACTGATTCCCGAGAAAACAGAGCGAATTACAAAAGAAAACGAGGGTGTTCTTGGTGGAATCTGGGGTTTCCTTGAAGAAATTAAGACCCATTTTTCACTTGGAACCACATTTTCTTGAGTGTGCCGCCTTGGTTCAGTATTCCAACGTTTTCTATGCAACCAAccaaaggaaagagagaaagaaagcgTCAAACCTGTCTACTTGGAAGAGACGGAATTGCGATCGGCGGCCTATACTCCACAAGGGTTCCCGATAACGGCATTTGCAAACCACAGAGACtaaacacagagagagagagagagagagagaccttggAAAGTTCTTCGCGATGGCACGTGTCATATCAAGGCAACGAGGGAGTTTATTGTCATTTTTAATAAGCTAGAGGTTATTTTTGCCAAATGTTGAGTAAATTTCTTCATTtataacttaatattttttttttttttttgatgttaTCATTAAAATTCACccttgaatatttattaaaccATGTTACGTGTATCGATGAGATGACAAGCTCAATGATTGAATCAGACTTTATTATTGATAAAGTTCGATCATCAAGTTATCACGATTATGAGAAGTTCAGAGTTCATGAAATTTAATCATATCATCTTCTTTGATAATCCTCGTTCGAATAAAGtaccatttttcatatttatttacaatCCGCTTGTTATGACTGTCCCTTCACTCGCTGTTTGTTTCATTCTCTGCATAAGATAAATCTGTGCCTGAGATGGAGCTCTCTGAGGTCAAGTAAAAGAGCGGGAAACTATCGCCTCATTTTTTCCTCCTTTCACGCCTTGCCATTGCTGTCAAAGGAGAtggtttttcttcatttttgatTGACTTCAACAATTCTGAAGAGGTTTTATCTACACTTTCAGTGGGAAACCAAATTAGGGCTAGTCAAATGGGGGCAAGGATTAGGCAAACTTCCAAGGCTAAGTGCGATTAGAGTACTGTCATTAATCATGAGGATGGAAGCAGTACCATTGGGAGAAAAAGGGCAACCTCCACACCTTATTGCGGTATTCTCTGAGATTGTTGCTGCATTAATGCACTCaatcaatttcataaaattgtGGCACTCTATACTTTGATTGTTGCATGAAAACAGTTCGATAATCATAGATATTGGTTCTATTTCATTGCACGAGGCACGTGATGTCGTCTTTGGGTGATCATAGGTATTGTAGTTGGCATTGAGATGGACGTTATGAGAAGATGTGAAGTAAGCAATGAAAGATGAAAAAAAGGGGCTGGAATGAAGCTGATGAAGCAGACTTTGTTGAGTTAGATAGATTAAACTCTAGTTCTGACATCGACTCAGATTCAAATGGTGTATTTGTGTGGCTTGGAGATGCCGGTTGAGGGGATGCACCCATAGATCACATGGTAAATTGATGTGGAATGTGACTGCGAGACTTACTCTGCAAGCGAGAGTCTATTTCCTTTGGCAATAGCATAATAACTTATGCTTTTGTGATAATGAACCAACCTCACTCAAATTACTTACTagatttaaatttctatttggaCTCCTTTGTCCTCAATGTGCTTCCCTCGATCATTACAAGGTTTGGCTTTTGCTTATTATGGACGTCTTCCATCTTTATGTATTATCTAGACCAGAGCTAGCCTTGGGCCAAAACTACTAGGGCTATAGCCCGAGGTCCACAACTGAGCGggttcaaaaaaaaattttaagcctatgtatatatgtgtataaaaaattaaaaaaaaaaattaacaaaagaagatTCGAAGCATGTAgactcaaatatataattttcgttttttaatgcaatatttACAATGCGGGGTACTTTTTTTCCCTCGTTTGGGATTTTATCCCTATTGAGTTTTCTCCAAACAAGGTTTTAATGAGGCTCCAAAGTATTCTtccttattttttgtaaattcttataattttaataagattaattagttgataaattttatttttttatttaatttgtataaaaggGCACACTTGATAAAATTTGCCCGGAGCCTTAGAAAACTCAGAACCGGCTTTGATCTAGATCCTTTTATTGTCATTGTGTCTGGATGCTATTTCAGATACTTCTGATTATCTTGTCTAGAAGTGTATTTGTTCTTCAAGGCTTTTAGTGTATTTGTTCTGCAGGACTTTTGGAAACGTTGTTCCTCATTCTGTCTTGTTTTTTGGCTGTCTACCTATGTTGTTGTCATCATTAGGAGCAGATTCATCCTGTTTCAAATGTCATTATGGGAGGAGTTCATACCGGAAGCTTGGTGGCATTGGATATGGTGGTGTACCATGCTTTTCAACCTTGGGGCCTTCTGGAGGTCTCGGGTGAGCCTGCTTTCATTTTCCTACTCAATTGGCTCCTATTCGGGGGTTCTTCTTCCGAGTCCTCCCATGTTCTCTTGTGCATTTTATCTCTATGGGATACTTCTTATTGTTGTCCtcccattttttattatttatagttttagCTCCTCTCCACATTGCTTGTTTGAGGAAGCTGCGAATTTGATTCATTTGTTAGTTTGAAGTTTGGTTTGTTTCTGAGTGGCTTTGCGGGGTTCCCCTGTTGGCCTTCTTGTAATCTTTTGTTCGATTTTTTCGTTTAattct
The Diospyros lotus cultivar Yz01 chromosome 12, ASM1463336v1, whole genome shotgun sequence DNA segment above includes these coding regions:
- the LOC127786629 gene encoding protein LPA3 isoform X1, producing the protein MPLSGTLVEYRPPIAIPSLPSRQGCNCRSFNIDKGVNLASRKSVALNVSRNLDIATNSVSGNSDASVGFDVPFPGDYSELLEQAKGATELALKDNKQLMSWSQEIEFPTAGLESVPGDGEGGIEMTGSMQLIREFCDLLISPEKATRTRIFFPEANEVKFARNLAFGGASFKLDYLTKPSLFEDFGFVSKVKMADRVKQGDELFLVAYPYFNVNEMLVVEELYNEAVANTIRKLIIFNGELDRIRSGYYPSFFYPKLAALSKTLFPKMETVYYIHNFKGFKGGTLFRCYPGNWKVLRKVRGKYVCLHEQEEMPSLKEVALDILPSA
- the LOC127786629 gene encoding protein LPA3 isoform X2, yielding MPLSGTLVEYRPPIAIPSLPSRQGCNCRSFNIDKGVNLASRKSVALNVSRNLDIATNSVSGNSDASVGFDVPFPGDYSELLEQAKGATELALKDNKQLMEIEFPTAGLESVPGDGEGGIEMTGSMQLIREFCDLLISPEKATRTRIFFPEANEVKFARNLAFGGASFKLDYLTKPSLFEDFGFVSKVKMADRVKQGDELFLVAYPYFNVNEMLVVEELYNEAVANTIRKLIIFNGELDRIRSGYYPSFFYPKLAALSKTLFPKMETVYYIHNFKGFKGGTLFRCYPGNWKVLRKVRGKYVCLHEQEEMPSLKEVALDILPSA